Part of the Planctomycetota bacterium genome is shown below.
CGCCCGGCACTTGCTGGAGCGCGGCGCGACGCCGGACATCTTCGCGACCGTCTTCCTCGGCGACCTGGAGCGAACCCGGCAGCAGCTCGACGAGAACCCGAAGGTCTCGGGCCATCGCATCGGCCACGACGGCTACAACCGCGTGCCCAGCGGCACGATGTATCAGTGGATTCTCGGCTACGGCCTCTCGCCACTGGACCTTGCGGCCGAGACGCCGGACATGCTCGCGTTGCTGTGCGAACACGCCGATGCGAAGACGCGGTTCCTCGCGGCAGCCGCACGCGGTGATCGCGAGGCCGCCGACGCTGAAGAGCTGCCATCGCTCGAGACGGCCGACCACGCCCTGCTCGGCGATGCCATTCGACGCGGCAACAACGATGCCGTCCGGCTCATGCTCGAGTTCGGATTCGACCCGACGCTGCCTTACCGCGGCCTGGACAACGGGACGGCGCTCCATGTCGCCGCATGGTTTGGCCGACCGGAGCTTGTCCGCATGCTGCTCGAAGACGGCCGATGCGACCTGGAAGCGCGTGACGGTTCGCACGGCGCGACCGTCCTGAGCTGGGCGTGCCACGGTGCGGTCCACTGTCGGCGTGACGATCCGGTCTACGTCGATGTCGTCCAGATGCTGATTGATGCGGGATCCGAGACAGACATCGACGCGCACGCCGGCGGCTCGACGCTGCACGCGCAGGCCGCCGGTCGACCTGATGTGCAGGCGGTTTTAGCGAGTGTCACGGGCGGATAGCTGACTTCCTCTAAACAGAGGGGTTGCAGCAGCAGCAGCACTTTGGCAAGGTTCGCAGTGGTGACGCCGCAAGGGGTGGCGTCGCAGATGTGTTTTTCGCAGCAAGACGCCCTCGACATGGGCGTCTGGGGTTCTCATGAAGAACGACAAAGCCGTACGGGATGAGTTGAGTCGTGCACGCATGCGTCGCGACGCCGGCAGACGGCTCCAACGAGCGACGATGGAGACGCTTGAGCGCCGACAGCTGCTCGCGACCTTCATCTGGGATGGAGGCGCTGGAAACGGAAGCTGGAACGACCCGATGAACTGGGATCCTGACATGGTTCCAGGCCCTGGCGACGACGCGATCATCGACGTGCCAGAAGAGATCACCGTTACCGTTTTCACTCCTGCATCCATCAACAGCCTGGTGAGCGATGAGACGATTCGCCTGCAGAACCCGTTGACGATCAATTCCACCTCCTCGACGGCTGGCCTCGAAATCAGAAGCAATGGGATCCTCGGCGGTGCCGGCGACTTAACCATCACGGAAGACCTGCTCTGGGAACGTGGCAACATGGCGTCCGGCGGAGCCACGATTCTCGCGCCTGGCGCGACCGGACGCGTCGTAGACCCGGAACTCTCGCCGGCAAAGACGCTTGGCCGGACGCTGCGTGTCGAAGGCGAACTCACGACGACGAGCCGATTTTTTAACGTCTCACAGACCACATCGCTTCTGCACATCGCGCCCGGCGCAACGCTTGAACTTCGCGGAGTTGGTGGCGTGGCGGGTCTCTTCTCCCCCGGCCAGATCCTCAACGAAGGCCTCATTCAAAAGACGTTCGGTGGCACTTCGTTGGTTGAACAGGAGCTGGACAACCAGGGCATCATCGAGGTCGAGTCGGGCACGCTCGATCTGCGTCAGGGGCCATTCCGCAATGACGGGACGATTGACGTGCCGGACGGCAGTGTGCTGCGTCACGGATCGGGCGGGACGGCCTTTCAGATCGAACCCGGCTCCACACTGAGCGGTGCGGGCGACTTCTTCTACAACGGAACCACGAGCACCTTCCCTGCCGGCACCTTCGCCATCACCGGCACCTACGTGCAAGAAGCGGGAACGCTCAACCTCAACGACCCCGCGCCGTCCGTCATCGACATCAATGCCGGGACGCTGAACCTCAACACGACATCGACCGTCTCGGTCTTGGACATCCTGGGCAACGTCGGCGGCAGCGCAGATGTCACGGTGACCGACGCCTTCGCCTTCCGCGGCGGGCAACTCTTCGGCGGCAATGGACGCACTGTCACCCTTGCCCCGACAGCCGCCGGCAACGTCTTCAACGGCGGCACGTGGAGAACACGGTTCGTCAACCAGGGCACGCTAACCCACACCAACGGCAGCCTGACACTTGCCGGCGTCGACTTCCTCAACGACGTCGGCAGCGAGTTCGTCTCAAATGGCAACGGCGGGCTCTTTTCGGGCTTTGGCGGAGACGGCGCACGCTTCGACAACCTCGGGACATTCCGCAAAGACTCCGGAGCCGAGCAACGGGTCGACTTTCCGGGCGGCGTCGGCTTCGTCAACGCTGGGCTGGTCGACGTCACGGGCGGCGATGTCGAGTTCGCGCGCGGCTTCCGCAACGCGGCCGGCGGCATCATCACGACGGCCAATGGACGCACGGTCGAATTCAGTGGAGCGACACAAGTCTTCGAACCCGGAAGCTTCGTCGACGTCGATGGCACCTTCCGCACGACGGGCAGCGCCGCGTTCACGAAGGACTTCCCGGCAGGCACTATCGCGATCAACGGCACCCTCGACATCGACGGCGGTCGGACGATCTTCCGCAACCGCATCTCGCCGCAAGGCGTCGCGACGTTCCAGGGTGCGTCGCAGACATTCTTCGTCGAAGAGCTCGACTTCACCGGCCCGATCTTCGCCAATGGCGGCCGCATCTTCTTTGACCAGCCGCAGACCTTCAGCAGCTTGACGTTCAACGGCGCGAGCGAGTTGGGTGGCTCTGCTCCGGTCACGTTCACGGAGAGCATGACGGTCAACACCGGGACGTTCACCGGCCCAGCGACGATGACGCTCGGCCCTGACGCCGTCGCGACGTTCGCTGGCCAGACCATCGCGCGGCCCTTCGAAGTCCTCGGCGACGTCACGCAGACCGGCACACTCAGCCTCGGCTCGGGCGGCAGTGTGCGCGTCGCCCCGGAGGCGTCATGGACCATCAGCGGACCACGAATCTTCAATCTGGGCAATCAACCGTTCGTGAATGAGGGCCTTTTTCGCAAGGTCGGTGGCGGCCTCGCGCAGCTCGGAGCGTTCAACACGTCCGCCTTCGACAATCGAGGCGACTTCGAGGTTCTCGATGGAGAGCTACGCTTCCGGCCCGACCTAATCGTTCCAGCGGGACGCCGACTCGAAGTCGCCGCAAGTGCTGTGCTTGAGCCGCAGGAGCGACTCGAAAATCGGACGACGAACCGCGACGACTTCGATTTCGCCGGCACCCTTCGTCCACGGCAAGCGGTGTCGACGGGCTCGAGCATCGAAGTCGCCAGCCAAGACCGCGGCGCAACAGCAGCTGGCTTTCAGAACAACTTCGTCGTCAACACGTTCGAGGTCGGACTCGTCAACGCCGTCACCAACCTCGCAGACGCGTTCGACAACAGCCCAGGCTCGGGGAACGAGGCGATGTACGTCGACCGA
Proteins encoded:
- a CDS encoding ankyrin repeat domain-containing protein codes for the protein MSDAKQRFVDAINAQDAEALAALLDSDGDVAGLINEPIGYFGGRALHAAVKHRPTLDVLLDRGADPNLASDWSEGPFTVLDQTDEATVRHLLTRGATLTPHVAARLGWTDELTAMLDADPHRVHERGGDGKRPLHWAGTVAIADLLLDRLADIDARCTDHTSTPVQYLLKDHPDVARHLLERGATPDIFATVFLGDLERTRQQLDENPKVSGHRIGHDGYNRVPSGTMYQWILGYGLSPLDLAAETPDMLALLCEHADAKTRFLAAAARGDREAADAEELPSLETADHALLGDAIRRGNNDAVRLMLEFGFDPTLPYRGLDNGTALHVAAWFGRPELVRMLLEDGRCDLEARDGSHGATVLSWACHGAVHCRRDDPVYVDVVQMLIDAGSETDIDAHAGGSTLHAQAAGRPDVQAVLASVTGG